Genomic segment of Vibrio celticus:
CTTGCACAAGATGTGTAAAGAGAACAGCACCATTCCAGTTATCATCGGCGGCTTTGGTATCAGCCATATCTTCGTTGATGAAAGCGCTGATCTTGAGAAATCTGTCGATGTGGTCGAAAACTCAAAAGTTCAACGTCCATCGGCGTGTAACTCGTTAGATACACTGCTAGTGCATGAAGCGGTTGCTGAAGCTTTCCTAACTAAGCTGAAACAGCGTTTAGCCGGCAAGGTAACCTTAGTTGCTGATACCAGTGCAAAATCGCTGCTAGCGGGTTTCGAAGACCAACGTGATGCGGTTGAAGGCGACTTTGACACTGAATGGCTAAGCTACACGCTCGGCGTGAAAGTCGTTGCGGATGTGGCAGAAGCGATTGACCACATGCGTGTACACAATGCGAGTCATTCAGATGCGATCATGACTAACAGCCTAGAGAGCTCAGAACGTTTTATTAACTCTGTTGGTTCTGCAGCGGTTTATGTGAATGCATCAACACGTTTTACTGATGGCGCACAGTTTGGTTTAGGCGCTGAAGTCGCCGTTTCTACTCAGAAATTGCATGCTCGCGGCCCAATGGGCTTAGAAGAGCTGACAAGCTACAAATGGGTAGGTAAAGCGAACTATTTAGTCCGCGGTTAACGCTGGTCGTTAATTTTACTCCTCAGCTCATTTTTGAAATGGCGATCGAGTAGCAATAATCAATGAATCACCACACAAAAGGGCCTTAATTGGCCCTTTTTCTTTCCTAACGTTTGGCAATTCCGTTACACTGATATTCAATTATTTGGAGGTGATATGCATTGTCCTTTTTGTTCAGAGAACGACACTAAAGTAATCGATTCAAGACTGGTAGCCGATGGCCATCAGGTTCGTCGTCGCCGTCAATGCCTTGCATGTAGTGAACGTTTTACTACGTTCGAATCGGCAGAACTTGTGATGCCTAAGGTCATAAAGTCGAATGGAAACCGCGAACCATTTAATGAAGATAAAATGGTGGGTGGTGTACAGCGCGCTCTAGAAAAACGCCCAGTGAGTGCTGATGCGATTGAACTTGCGATCAGTACGATTAAGTCACAACTCCGTGCAACTGGTGAGCGTGAAGTACCAAGCGAGATGATTGGTAATCTTGTGATGGGCCAATTGAAAGAATTGGATAAAGTGGCGTACATTCGTTTTGCCTCTGTTTACCGCAGCTTTGAAGACATCCGAGAGTTTGGCGAAGAAATCGCTAAATTAGAGGATTAACTCCTCAATCATGTCAAACTTTACTCCCCTAGATTTTCAAATGATGTCGCGTGCTATTCAATTAGCGAAACGCGGCATTTACACCACTGCGCCAAACCCGAATGTGGGTTGTGTCATTGTACAAACTGATGGTCAGATCGTTGGCGAAGGTTTTCATGCCAAAGCCGGTGAGCCTCATGCTGAAGTATATGCCATGCGAATGGCTGGCGATAAGGCAAAAGGTGCGACGGCTTATGTCACGCTAGAGCCTTGTTCTCATTACGGTCGAACGCCACCTTGTGCAGAAGGTTTGATTAAGGCTCAAGTTTCAAAAGTGATTTGCGCCATGCAGGACCCAAACCCAAAAGTCGCAGGTCGTGGTATCAAAATGTTACGCGATGCGGGTATTGAGGTTGAAATCGGTTTGCTAGAGCAAGACGCTCTCGACTTGAACCCTGCATTTATCAAGCGTATGCAAACTGGCATGCCATTCGTTCAGTTAAAGATGGCCGCTAGCCTTGATGGCCAAACAGCATTGGAAAATGGTCAAAGCCAGTGGATCACATCGCCAGAAGCGCGTCGTGATGTTCAGAACTACCGAGCAAAATCAGGCGCTGTGTTGTCAACTAGCCAGACGGTGATTGAAGACAACGCGTCGTTGAATGTTCGTTGGGCAGAGTTGCCAAGCAGTATCAAAGATCATTACGCTGAAGACGAGCTGCGTCAGCCGATTCGCGTGATTCTTGATCGTCAAAACCAACTGCGTCCTGAATTCAAGTTATTCCAGACTCCAACATCCGTGTTGAGAGTAGCCGAAGCGTCTGCGGATATTGAAGTCGCAACCACAGATGCAGGTCTGCTCGATTTACACGATCTAATGCGTCAATTGCCAGCGAACCATATCGACCATATTTGGGTCGAAGCGGGCGCGACATTGGCAAAAAGCTTGATTGAAGCACAGCTGGTGGATGAGCTAATCCTCTATTTAGCACCTAAACTTATGGGCAGTGACGGACGAGGTTTGATGGGCGCATTAGGGTTCACTTCAATGTCTGACGTTATTGACCTAGAAATTAAAGATGTTCGACAGGTTGGTGTGGATATTCGCATCGTTGCGAAACCCGTATTTCGAAACTGATAGTAACGAAACCACAGTAGAAATAGTTACTCCAACTGCATACGTGTCGTTGACAACAAAAAGAGTTTTAAAATGTTTACAGGAATTGTAGAAGCCGTAGGTACATTGAGTGCAATCACTCCTCGCGGAGAAGACATCACCGTAACGGTTAATGTTGGTAATCTTGATATGGCTGACGTTAAGTTAGGCGACAGTATCGCGACCAATGGTGTTTGTTTGACGGTTGTTGAGTATAACGATCACAGCTACAGTGCAGACCTTTCGCTTGAGACCCTGAAAAAAACGGGTTTTGTCGATTACCAAGCTGGCGATAAGGTCAACCTAGAGAAAGCAATGCTACCGACCACGCGTTTCGGTGGTCATATAGTTTCGGGTCACGTTGATGGCGTGGGTGAGATTGTTGAGCGTAACCAAGTCGGTCGTGCGATTGAGTTCTGGGTTGAAATGCCTGCAGAGATCTCAAAGTACGTGGCTCAAAAAGGTTCAGTCACCGTAGATGGTATTAGCCTGACGGTGAATGATTTACGCAAGAATGCTTTTAAGCTGACGATCGTTCCTCACACCTCTTCAGAAACCACCATCGATCAATTCAATGTTGGTCGCAAAGTGAATCTAGAAGTCGATGTATTAGCGCGCTATATGGAGCGTTTACTGCAAGGCCAGCAGCAAGAGTCTGAGCCTGAATCTCGACTGACGATGGAATTCTTACAACAGAATGGTTTTGCCTAACCGTTGGTATAAAGTGCACTAAACATCACTTTGTGAAAGCGAGCAATATCATCAGGTTTAAATAGTGTCGGTTCTAGGAAGCAGAACCATTTCAAAGGATATAGAACAATGCCAATTAGTACTCCTCAAGAAATTATTGAAGACATTCGCCTAGGAAAAATGGTTATCCTGATGGATGATGAAGATCGCGAAAATGAAGGCGATCTGATCATGGCAGCAGAACATGTTACGCCAGAAGCGATTAACTTCATGGCGATGTATGGCCGCGGCTTAATTTGTCTAACGTTGACCAAAGAGCGTTCAAACCGTATGGGTCTAGCGCCTATGGTTCAAGACAACAATGCTCAATACACGACGAACTTTACGGTTTCAATTGAAGCTGCCGAGGGCGTAACAACGGGTATTTCTGCATCAGACCGCGCCGTTACTGTTCAAGCGGCTGTGGCAAAAGATGCGAAAGCGGCAGACTTAGTTCAACCTGGTCATATCTTCCCACTGACCGCTCAAGAAGGTGGCGTGTTAACTCGTGCTGGTCATACGGAAGCAGGTTGTGACTTAGCTCGTCTAGCAGGCTGTGAGCCAGCATCTGTTATCGTTGAGATCCTAAATGACGACGGCACCATGGCACGTCGCCCTGATCTTGAAGTCTTCGCTGAAAAACACGATATCAAACTAGGCACCATTGCTGACTTGATTGAATACCGTAACAACACAGAAACGACGATTGAACGTGTAGCACAATGCCATCTTCCAACAGAGTTTGGTGATTTCGAGCTTGTGACTTACCGTGACACGATCGATAACCAGATCCACTACGCAATGCAAAAGGGCGACTTGTCTGTAGGCGCTCCTTTAGTGCGTGTTCACCTGCATGATACGTTTACCGATCTGCTTCATTCTGATCGCGGTACCGAGCGTAGTTGGTCGCTAGATAAAGCGATGAAGCGCATTGGCGACGAAGGCGGTGTGTTGGTTATTCTGGGTAACGAGGAGTCGTCTGATTCTTTGATCCACAAAGTGAAGACATTCGAAGCTCAAGATAAGAATGAGCAACCAACCATGGCTAAGAAACAAGGTACTTCTCGTCGTGTTGGTGTGGGTTCTCAGATTCTTCAAGACCTAGGCGTTCACGATATGCGTCTGCTTTCTTCAAGCACTAAGCGTTACCACGCATTGGGTGGTTTTGGCCTTAACGTTGTTGAATATGTTTGCGAGTAAGCCGACGTCTGTCCGTTTATAGCGGCATAATTTACCGATGATTTCAGTAGCTCTTTTAGAGGTTAATTTCGATAAAAGAGCAAAGTAGCCAAGCCCGATTCAAAACGTGTTGAATACACAAGCTTGGCTACTTGCTGCTCCAGTAAGGTTGGCAGCAGCGCTGCGTTATCATCTTTACATCTCCGGTGCCTGTTCTTCTAAATTAGCATTAGATATTGCTCACAGTTTTGTGCTAGAATCCGGCGATTCTCACTTGATGAAAATAGTTAAAGGAAGGCTTATGAAAGTGATCGAGGGTGGCTTCCCAGCGCCAAATGCAAAAATTGCTATCGTTATTGCTCGTTTCAACAGTTTTATTAACGAAAGTTTACTTTCTGGTGCAATCGATACTTTAAAGCGTCATGGACAAGTAAGCGAAGACAACATCACTGTTGTTCGTTGCCCTGGTGCAGTAGAACTTCCACTTGTAGCGCAGCGCGTTGCAAAAACGGGTAAGTTCGATGCGATTGTATCTCTTGGTACAGTAATCCGTGGCGGTACACCTCACTTTGACTATGTTTGTAGTGAATGTAATAAAGGTTTGGCACAAGTGTCTCTGGAATTTTCTCTTCCAGTAGCGTTTGGTGTTCTTACTGTTGATACGATCGATCAAGCTATTGAACGCGCAGGAACCAAGGCTGGTAATAAGGGTGCAGAAGCAGCACTTAGCGCACTTGAGATGATCAACGTTCTTTCTGAAATCGATTCCTAATGGGGGCCAGTGTGAAACCAGCCGCACGTCGTAACGCACGTCAATTTGCTCTACAAGCAATTTATTCTTGGCAAATTACTAAAGAAAATATTGCTACCGTTGAAGAACAGTTCTTATCTGGTGGTAAGTATGATGAAGAAGAGCATCATGCCGCAGAACCTGCTCTAGCTATGCCAGAAACAGACGTTGCATACTTCCGCGACCTACTAACTGGTGTTGCTCTTAGCCACATGGAACTTGATAGCAAGCTTCGTCCATTCGTATCTCGCCCTATGCAAGATCTGGATTTGATGGAACTAGCGCTTCTACGTTTAGCTATGTACGAGATGACTCGTCGCGAAGATGTACCATACAAAGTGGTTATCAACGAAGCTATCGAGCTTGCGAAAGTATTCGCAGCAGAAGACAGTCATAAGTTTGTTAACGGTGTGCTTGATAAAGCTGCACCGCACGTTCGTAAGAAATAAGACGTTCGTATATTGAATCTAAAGGTCAGCTTTCATGCTGGCCTTTTTTGTAACTAAATTTCTGTAATATCCATGATTACGGCGATTTTTATGAGACTAAAGATAGGGCATGTGATGTCTGGCGAATTTAACCTGATTGAAAAATATTTTGTAAATCGACAACCACAACGTAAAGACGTACTTCTGGCTGCTGGCGATGATTGTGCTTTGGTCAAAGCGCCGGGTAATGTTGAGATAGCGATCAGCACGGACACCTTAGTGGCTGGTACCCATTTCTTAGCTGAAGCAAATCCGGCTTGGGTGGCACACAAGGCGTTGGCTTCTAATATCAGTGACCTTGCTGCAATGGGCGCGACGCCGGCTTGGGTGTCTTTTGCTTTAACCATGCCTGAAGTGGATGAAGCATGGCTTGCTCCTTTCTGTGACTCCTTTTTTAAACTCGCAGACTACTTTGGTATTCAGTTAATTGGTGGCGACACCACCAAAGGCCCACTAAGCCTGACACTAACTGTACAGGGCTTTGTTCCTGAAGGACGAGCGCTGCGTAGAGATGGCGCGAAAGTGGGCGACTGGATTTACGTAACAGGTAACCTAGGTGACAGCAAAGCTGGCTTAGAAGTGTTACTTAACCCTGATCAGAACAGAGCGAAGCCTTATGCTGCTGAGCTTGAAGAGAGACATTATGTGAGCGCTCCTCGAGTGTTAGCGGGTCAGGCTCTAGTGAACCTTGCTTCATCGGCGATTGATATCTCTGATGGTGTTATTGCTGATTTAAAACATATCCTTAAGCGTTCTCAAGTTGGCGCGAGTATTGATGTAAGCACGCTGCCTATCTCTCCAGAGTTACGTCAGTTCGCTCCTGATATCACTTCAGCTCAGCAGTACGCGCTGACCAGTGGTGAAGAGTACGAACTGTGCTTTACTGTACCAGAAGAGAATAAAGGGTCGCTGGAAAGTGCTTTGTCACACACAGGTACAAAAGTCACCTGCATTGGCCAGATAAGACCTGTAGAATATTTTGAATTACACAATAATGGTGAACCACTAAGCTGGAACTTAACTGGTTACGATCACTTTAAGGTTAATTGATGACAAACCCACTTTCTCTTATTTCTCTTAAAAACCCTTGGCATTTCTTAGCAACGGGTTTTGGCAGTGGCTTATCGCCGATTATTCCCGGCACAATGGGCACGCTTGCGTCAATTCCATTGTACCTATTGTTGGTTCAGTTACCGTTTCCTGCTTACGTTGCCGTGGTGGTGGTAAGCTGCATTATTGGTATTAAGATCTGCCAAGTAACGTCTGATGATATGGGTGTGCATGATCACGGTTCTATCGTTTGGGATGAGTTTGCAGGTTTTTGGATCACCATGAGTTTAGTGCCTATGCTGAATATTCCTGCCGATGACTGGAAATGGCTGCTGACTGGTTTTGTGCTTTTCCGCTTCTTTGACATGGTAAAACCCTGGCCGATTGGCTGGCTAGATGCACGAATTCACGGCGGCTTAGGTATCATGATTGACGATATTGTAGCGGGTATTATGGCGGCTATTTCGTTGTATGCCGTGGCGCATTTCGCTGGTTGGTTAGTGTGAGCTAACTGAAAGACCAAACTAATTAGCAGATACTAAAAAGGTTGACCCTAGGGCCAACCTTTTTTTGTTTGCGGAGCTTACGTATTAAGGCTACTTTGCAAGATAGTCAGAGATAGACTTCTCAATGCCTTTCGCGTCCAAACCAAGCTCTTCATGCAGTTCGCCTTGCGTACCTTGAGCAATGAACTTGTCTGGTAGGCCAAGGTTCAATACTGGCATCAGCTGTTTCTCTTGCATCAAGAACTCAATCACACCTGCGCCCGCACCACCTGCAATCGCATTCTCTTCGATAGTTACCAGTACATCGTGGTCAGCTGCAAGTTGTTTGATCAGATCTTCATCGAGCGGTTTTACAAAGCGCATATCTGCAACTGTCGCATCGATGGCGTCAGCGGCTTGAAGTGCACTCTCCAGGAAAGTACCGAAGCTTAGGATCGCGACTTTCGAGCCATCTTTTGCTTTTTTGCTTTCGCGAACGATACGACCTTTACCAATCTCAAGCGCAGTAAATTCACTTTGAATCTCAGTGCCCATACCATTACCGCGAGGATAACGAACGGCACTTGGACCTGTGTGCTGGTGGCCGGTGTA
This window contains:
- the ribD gene encoding bifunctional diaminohydroxyphosphoribosylaminopyrimidine deaminase/5-amino-6-(5-phosphoribosylamino)uracil reductase RibD produces the protein MMSRAIQLAKRGIYTTAPNPNVGCVIVQTDGQIVGEGFHAKAGEPHAEVYAMRMAGDKAKGATAYVTLEPCSHYGRTPPCAEGLIKAQVSKVICAMQDPNPKVAGRGIKMLRDAGIEVEIGLLEQDALDLNPAFIKRMQTGMPFVQLKMAASLDGQTALENGQSQWITSPEARRDVQNYRAKSGAVLSTSQTVIEDNASLNVRWAELPSSIKDHYAEDELRQPIRVILDRQNQLRPEFKLFQTPTSVLRVAEASADIEVATTDAGLLDLHDLMRQLPANHIDHIWVEAGATLAKSLIEAQLVDELILYLAPKLMGSDGRGLMGALGFTSMSDVIDLEIKDVRQVGVDIRIVAKPVFRN
- the nusB gene encoding transcription antitermination factor NusB; this translates as MGASVKPAARRNARQFALQAIYSWQITKENIATVEEQFLSGGKYDEEEHHAAEPALAMPETDVAYFRDLLTGVALSHMELDSKLRPFVSRPMQDLDLMELALLRLAMYEMTRREDVPYKVVINEAIELAKVFAAEDSHKFVNGVLDKAAPHVRKK
- the ribH gene encoding 6,7-dimethyl-8-ribityllumazine synthase, translating into MKVIEGGFPAPNAKIAIVIARFNSFINESLLSGAIDTLKRHGQVSEDNITVVRCPGAVELPLVAQRVAKTGKFDAIVSLGTVIRGGTPHFDYVCSECNKGLAQVSLEFSLPVAFGVLTVDTIDQAIERAGTKAGNKGAEAALSALEMINVLSEIDS
- a CDS encoding riboflavin synthase; the encoded protein is MFTGIVEAVGTLSAITPRGEDITVTVNVGNLDMADVKLGDSIATNGVCLTVVEYNDHSYSADLSLETLKKTGFVDYQAGDKVNLEKAMLPTTRFGGHIVSGHVDGVGEIVERNQVGRAIEFWVEMPAEISKYVAQKGSVTVDGISLTVNDLRKNAFKLTIVPHTSSETTIDQFNVGRKVNLEVDVLARYMERLLQGQQQESEPESRLTMEFLQQNGFA
- a CDS encoding glutamate-5-semialdehyde dehydrogenase → MDLTNMGIAAKDAAFHLATASTAQKNKALAIIADELEANAATILEANAKDIELGREAGLTDALLDRLLLNEERLTGIANDVRNVISLNDPVGSEIDSKVLENGMSLSRRRVPLGVVGVIYEARPNVTIDIAALCLKTGNASILRGGKETFFSNMELVKVIQSALEKAELPAASVQYIEKPDRELVSQLLKLDDYVDMIIPRGGAGLHKMCKENSTIPVIIGGFGISHIFVDESADLEKSVDVVENSKVQRPSACNSLDTLLVHEAVAEAFLTKLKQRLAGKVTLVADTSAKSLLAGFEDQRDAVEGDFDTEWLSYTLGVKVVADVAEAIDHMRVHNASHSDAIMTNSLESSERFINSVGSAAVYVNASTRFTDGAQFGLGAEVAVSTQKLHARGPMGLEELTSYKWVGKANYLVRG
- the thiL gene encoding thiamine-phosphate kinase; protein product: MSGEFNLIEKYFVNRQPQRKDVLLAAGDDCALVKAPGNVEIAISTDTLVAGTHFLAEANPAWVAHKALASNISDLAAMGATPAWVSFALTMPEVDEAWLAPFCDSFFKLADYFGIQLIGGDTTKGPLSLTLTVQGFVPEGRALRRDGAKVGDWIYVTGNLGDSKAGLEVLLNPDQNRAKPYAAELEERHYVSAPRVLAGQALVNLASSAIDISDGVIADLKHILKRSQVGASIDVSTLPISPELRQFAPDITSAQQYALTSGEEYELCFTVPEENKGSLESALSHTGTKVTCIGQIRPVEYFELHNNGEPLSWNLTGYDHFKVN
- the ribBA gene encoding bifunctional 3,4-dihydroxy-2-butanone-4-phosphate synthase/GTP cyclohydrolase II, yielding MPISTPQEIIEDIRLGKMVILMDDEDRENEGDLIMAAEHVTPEAINFMAMYGRGLICLTLTKERSNRMGLAPMVQDNNAQYTTNFTVSIEAAEGVTTGISASDRAVTVQAAVAKDAKAADLVQPGHIFPLTAQEGGVLTRAGHTEAGCDLARLAGCEPASVIVEILNDDGTMARRPDLEVFAEKHDIKLGTIADLIEYRNNTETTIERVAQCHLPTEFGDFELVTYRDTIDNQIHYAMQKGDLSVGAPLVRVHLHDTFTDLLHSDRGTERSWSLDKAMKRIGDEGGVLVILGNEESSDSLIHKVKTFEAQDKNEQPTMAKKQGTSRRVGVGSQILQDLGVHDMRLLSSSTKRYHALGGFGLNVVEYVCE
- the pgpA gene encoding phosphatidylglycerophosphatase A, with the protein product MTNPLSLISLKNPWHFLATGFGSGLSPIIPGTMGTLASIPLYLLLVQLPFPAYVAVVVVSCIIGIKICQVTSDDMGVHDHGSIVWDEFAGFWITMSLVPMLNIPADDWKWLLTGFVLFRFFDMVKPWPIGWLDARIHGGLGIMIDDIVAGIMAAISLYAVAHFAGWLV
- the nrdR gene encoding transcriptional regulator NrdR gives rise to the protein MHCPFCSENDTKVIDSRLVADGHQVRRRRQCLACSERFTTFESAELVMPKVIKSNGNREPFNEDKMVGGVQRALEKRPVSADAIELAISTIKSQLRATGEREVPSEMIGNLVMGQLKELDKVAYIRFASVYRSFEDIREFGEEIAKLED